From the genome of Lotus japonicus ecotype B-129 chromosome 6, LjGifu_v1.2, one region includes:
- the LOC130722774 gene encoding bifunctional bis(5'-adenosyl)-triphosphatase/adenylylsulfatase FHIT-like produces the protein MLLPCIGQIPQFLLQRSSTTLLRIRPICSSTIKMAAEHYTFGPYKIHQSEVFYSTPLSYAMVNLRPLLPGHVLICPKREVKRFVDLTAEETSDLWLTAQKVGRQLESYHKASSLTLAIQDGPQAGQTVPHVHIHVVPRRGGDFENNDEIYDAMDEKEKELKEKLDLDKERKDRTLGEMAQEADDYRKLFL, from the exons ATGTTGTTGCCTTGCATTGGGCAGATTCCCCAGTTTCTCCTGCAACGTTCTTCAACAACACTGCTACGAATCCGACCAATCTGCTCCTCCACCATCAAG ATGGCTGCAGAACACTACACTTTTGGCCCTTACAAGATACACCAGAGTGAAGTCTTCTACTCCACCCCTCTCTCTTATGCCATGGTCAACCTGCGTCCTCTTCTCCCTGGT CATGTGCTTATCTGTCCGAAGCGTGAAGTTAAGCGTTTCGTTGATCTCACTGCTGAGGAAACTTCTGATTTATGGCTCACTGCACAGAAAGTTGGCAGGCAGCTTGAGAGCTACCATAAGGCTTCATCACTTACTTTAGCTATCCAA GATGGGCCCCAAGCAGGACAGACAGTGCCTCATGTTCACATTCATGTTGTCCCTCGGAGAGGAGGAGATTTCGAGAACAACGATGAGATATATGATGCA ATGgatgagaaggagaaggaaTTGAAAGAAAAGCTTGACTTAGACAAGGAGAGGAAAGATAGAACCCTCGGTGAGATGGCTCAAGAGGCAGATGACTACAGAAAACTTTTCTTATGA
- the LOC130723996 gene encoding reticulon-like protein B5, with the protein MPQSTGFMDVADSDFLSNKEPYDDESEFDSEFEKYFVFSSAKNRFFGRTRSLHIVLGSGKIADIILWRDKRNSTSVLTGVTLLWILFKSMDYTLLSFICDSLILLLAMLFLWTHLTTFIDIPPPKLSAFILPHGLLVDIAHSMTSGLNKLLIIFGVLASGRDFKKFLLVTLTLGAVSVFGRWFTAATIIYIGSVILFIVPAVYERHGAFFDIIAEKAMIELSNRYAELMNKFSGNSHSQNLQDSILD; encoded by the exons ATGCCCCAATCAACAGGATTCATGGATGTTGCAGACTCAGATTTCCTCAGTAACAAAGAACCTTATGATGATGAATCAGAATTTGACTCTGAGTTTGAGAAATACTTTGTGTTCTCCTCTGCCAAGAACCGCTTTTTTGGCAGGACAAGGTCTCTTCATATTGTCCTAGGTTCTGGAAAAA TTGCTGATATCATACTCTGGAGAGATAAGAGGAACTCAACAAGCGTTCTCACTGGTgtaactttgttatggattcttTTTAAGAGCATGGATTACACCCTGCTTAGTTTCATTTGTGACTCTCTCATACTTCTATTGGCAATGCTGTTCCTCTGGACTCATTTAACCACCTTCATAGACAT ACCTCCACCTAAATTATCAGCATTCATCTTACCCCATGGGTTGCTTGTTGACATTGCTCATTCAATGACTAGTGGGCTTAACAAACTACTCATAATATTTGGAGTCCTAGCTTCCGGAAGAGACTTTAAGAAGTTCCTCTTG GTTACATTGACATTGGGAGCTGTCTCAGTTTTTGGCAGATGGTTCACAGCTGCAACTATCATCTACATAG GGTCTGTGATATTGTTTATAGTGCCAGCAGTATACGAAAGGCATGGGGCTTTCTTTGATATCATTGCTGAGAAGGCAATGATTGAATTAAGTAATCGATATGCAGAGTTGATGAATAAGTTTTCGGGGAACTCTCATTCCCAAAACTTGCAGGACAGCATTCTAGACTAG
- the LOC130723997 gene encoding uncharacterized protein LOC130723997, with translation MMLGVATLTLGSSTAMAAQSQAQHPTTLASVNALTGVKRHSLSYRTHSLPMNLVSPTNQNVTLFSSFKEPTPAAAPFTTAVAAVDSDNLSSSDPATKKEANKYYFVIANAKFMLDEEEHFREVLFERLRLFEERKMEQDFWLVIEPKFLDRFPGITKRLGRPAVALVSTNGPWITYMKLRLDRVLSESFEAESIEEALASNPTNLDFGKPDKWVAPYPKYESGWWETFLLPAQKEV, from the exons ATGATGCTAGGTGTGGCAACTCTCACTCTAGGCTCATCAACTGCAATGGCAGCTCAGAGCCAAGCTCAACACCCCACCACTCTTGCCTCTGTCAATGCACTCACAGGAGTTAAAAGGCACAGTCTTTCTTATAGGACTCACTCTTTGCCTATGAATTTGGTCTCCCCCACCAATCAAAATGTCACCTTGTTCTCTTCCTTCAAGGAACCAACACCTGCTGCTGCTCCCTTTACCACAGCTGTTGCAGCTGTTGATTCTGACAACCTCAGTTCTTCTGATCCTGCCACAAag AAAGAAGCCAACAAGTATTACTTTGTTATTGCGAATGCAAAATTTATGCTGGATGAGGAGGAGCATTTCAGAGAAGTCTTGTTTGAAAGGCTTCGTCTCTTTGAAGAGCGTAAAATGGAACAGGATTTCTGGCTTGTCATTGAACCTAAGTTCTTGGATAGATTCCCTGGCATTACCAAGAGATTAGGGAGACCTGCTGTGGCTCTTGTGTCAACCAATGGTCCCTGGATCAC ATACATGAAGTTAAGGTTAGACCGAGTTTTATCAGAAAGTTTTGAGGCTGAGAGCATAGAAGAAGCATTAGCCTCCAATCCTACGAATCTGGACTTTGGGAAGCCTGATAAATGGGTGGCTCCCTATCCCAAATATGAATCTGGATGGTGGGAAACCTTCTTGCTCCCTGCACAGAAAGAGGTGTAG
- the LOC130726088 gene encoding 50S ribosomal protein L17, chloroplastic, which yields MASVSVMATGSETRWSMSSLRSALPSPSPSPSSSSLRFPQFRRPSSPPSLRISKSKPQALLPSFTGLAPLHHLSLSSSSSEFNSFSHCFTIIDNGGRVYAMRHGRRVPKLNRPPDQRRALIRGLTTQLLKYGRIKTTRARASAIRKYVDKMITLAKDGSLHKRRQALGFIYEKQIVHALFAEVPERYGERNGGYTRIIRTLPRRGDNAPMAYIELV from the exons ATGGCGTCAGTGTCAGTTATGGCTACAGGCAGCGAAACCAGGTGGAGCATGTCTTCACTGCGCTCAGCtctaccttctccttctccttctccttcctcctcctcattGCGCTTCCCTCAATTCCGGCGACCATCCTCACCACCGTCACTCCGAATTTCAAAATCCAAACCCCAAGCTCTTCTTCCCTCTTTCACTGGTCTCGCCCCTCTTCACCATCTTTccctctcctcttcttcttcag AATTTAACAGCTTTAGTCACTGCTTCACCATTATTGACAATGGCGGTAGAGTCTATGCCATGAGACATGGGAGGCGAGTACCCAAGCTCAACAGGCCCCCTGATCAGCGTCGGGCACTTATTCGAGGACTTACAACTCAGCTCCTTAAATATGGCCGCATCAAGACAACCAGAGCTAGAGCCAGTGCAATTAGGAAGTATGTTGACAAAATGATCACTTTGGCAAAGGATGGTTCTCTTCATAAAAGGAGACAAGCCCTTGGGTTCATCTATGAGAAGCAGATTGTTCATGCTTTATTTGCAGAGGTTCCAGAACGTTATGGTGAGAGAAATGGTGGTTATACAAGAATTATAAGAACCTTGCCGAGGAGGGGTGATAATGCACCTATGGCATACATTGAACTTGTGTAG
- the LOC130726207 gene encoding NAD(P)H-quinone oxidoreductase subunit N, chloroplastic, translating to MSAATSLGYGGPTCFHVTKRQQQTRNNTIGMMTGWGGRRHYETSKKDVVGVVRCSGVGLGDFIGGDLLKPDLGRWLSDVEEHKALAIYSPHEGGYEGRYLSRLRRQGYYFLDLSARGLGDPETTLTKIHPVCPPHVGKQPIARWYFPPEVDYRLEALPPNAKGLVVCIIEAKVLSKAELQFLALLPTLRPNVRVIAECGNWRKFMWKPLKEIAGLTAITEG from the exons ATGTCAGCAGCAACCAGCTTGGGTTATGGAGGACCAACATGCTTCCATGTCACAAAGAGACAGCAACAAACAAGGAACAACACCATTGGGATGATGACTGGTTGGGGAGGAAGAAGACATTATGAGACAAGCAAAAAGGATGTTGTAGGAGTGGTAAGATGCAGTGGAGTTGGGTTAGGAGACTTCATAGGGGGAGACTTGTTGAAACCTGATCTTGGACGTTGGCTTTCAGATGTTGAAGAGCACAAAGCACTTGCAATTTACTCTCCTCATGAGGGAGGCTATGAAGGCCGCTACTTGTCTCGTCTCAGGCGCCAAGGTTACTATTTTCTAGACCTTTCAGCTCGTGGTCTTGGTGATCCTGAAACCACACTCACCAAGATTCACCCTGTTTGCCCT CCTCATGTTGGCAAGCAGCCAATAGCAAGATGGTATTTCCCACCAGAAGTTGATTACAGACTTGAAGCATTGCCACCAAATGCAAAAGGACTGGTGGTGTGTATAATTGAAGCCAAG GTTCTATCTAAAGCAGAACTGCAGTTCCTTGCTCTGCTTCCTACCCTTAGGCCTAATGTGAGGGTCATTGCTGAATGTGGAAACTG GAGAAAGTTTATGTGGAAGCCACTGAAAGAAATTGCAGGACTAACAGCCATAACGGAAGGTTGA
- the LOC130722773 gene encoding zinc finger CCCH domain-containing protein 48-like, whose translation MDMRVAKSERTERLGEICKFWLQGRCNRNPCSFWHGETPPPPQSAGYRHTKTSSESVPYYNSKAVLISKSRVGSGIAEPVQKPLLSRCNARTPSENNPKHNSKAVLNTKSGQGTCIPEASQKPSLSICKYWVTGNCTYGDQCRNLHSWHNGDGISTLAKLHEHKKTVTGIAFPAGSDKLYSGSTDGTVRTWDCHTGQCANVTNLGAEVASLICEGPWIFVGLLNAVKAWHIPTASEFTLLGPKGRVLAMIVGNDTLFAAAEDGVISAWRGSSDANSPFELVASLSGHTKAVSCLTVGVNRLYSGSMDQSIKVWDLDTLECLMTLNGHTGEVTSLICWSDFLLSGASDCTIKIWVATEEGPLKVTYTHTLENGVVALNGMTDAEGKHVLCCSSRDNSVRLYELPPFSERGRLFARKEIRSIEVGPGGLFFTGDGTGLVMVWKWLEETKVAASS comes from the exons ATGGATATGAGGGTGGCAAAGAGTGAGAGAACTGAACGACTGGGTGAGATTTGCAAATTCTGGCTGCAGGGGAGATGCAACAGAAACCCTTGCAGTTTCTGGCATGGAGAAACACCACCGCCACCGCAATCTGCTGGTTATCGTCATACAAAGACTTCATCTGAGAGCGTCCCTTACTATAACTCCAAGGCCGTGTTGATTAGTAAGAGCAGAGTTGGATCCGGTATCGCTGAGCCAGTTCAGAAGCCGTTACTAAGTAGATGCAATGCTAGGACTCCCTCTGAGAATAACCCTAAGCATAACTCCAAGGCGGTGTTGAATACAAAAAGTGGACAAGGGACATGTATTCCTGAAGCCTCTCAGAAGCCGTCACTGAGTATATGCAAATATTGGGTCACTGGCAACTGCACATATGGTGATCAGTGTCGGAATTTACATTCGTGGCACAATGGTGATGGGATATCTACATTAGCAAAACTTCATGAACACAAGAAG ACTGTCACTGGGATTGCATTTCCAGCTGGATCAGACAAACTTTACTCTGGCAGCACTGATGGGACAGTTCGTACATGGGACTGCCATACTGGTCAATGTGCTAATGTAACAAATCTCGGTGCTGAAGTGGCCTCTTTAATCTGTGAGGGCCCATGGATTTTTGTTGGCCTGCTGAATGCGGTCAAG GCTTGGCATATTCCGACTGCTTCAGAGTTTACTCTTCTTGGACCTAAGGGGCGAGTCCTTGCCATGATTGTTGGCAATGATACACTTTTTGCTGCAGCAGAGGATGGTGTAATCTCTGCATGGAGAGGAAGCTCTGATGCCAACTCCCCTTTTGAACTGGTTGCATCACTCAGTGGCCACACTAAAGCTGTGTCTTGCCTGACTGTTGGTGTCAATAGGCTTTACTCAGGGTCAATGGACCAAAGCATTAAG GTTTGGGACCTTGATACTTTAGAGTGTTTAATGACACTCAATGGTCATACTGGGGAAGTTACATCACTTATTTGTTGGAGCGATTTTCTGTTATCTGGGGCATCTGACTGCACTATTAAGATCTGGGTTGCCACAGAAGAGGGACCTTTGAAGGTGACATATACGCACACTCTAGAAAAT GGTGTTGTTGCACTTAATGGAATGACTGATGCAGAAGGCAAGCATGTATTGTGTTGCTCGTCCAGAGACAATTCTGTTCGCTTGTATGAATTGCCACC ATTTTCAGAGAGGGGTAGATTATttgcaagaaaagaaatccGATCAATTGAGGTTGGTCCTGGTGGGCTCTTCTTCACTGGTGATGGAACTGGTTTAGTGATGGTGTGGAAATGGTTGGAAGAGACTAAGGTGGCAGCATCTTCTTGA
- the LOC130722775 gene encoding bifunctional bis(5'-adenosyl)-triphosphatase/adenylylsulfatase FHIT-like, protein MAVEYYDFGPYKIHHSSVFHTTDLSFAFVNLRPAVPGHVVVCPKREAKRVADLTAEENIDLWTIAQKLGRQLESYHEASSLTFCIQDGPQAGQSVPHVHIHLLPRKSGDYENNDDIYDDINEKEKELKRKLEVDIERKDRSLEEMAQEADEYRKFVF, encoded by the exons ATGGCTGTTGAGTACTATGATTTTGGGCCTTACAAGATCCACCATAGCTCAGTGTTTCATACAACTGATctttcctttgcctttgtcaaCCTGCGTCCAGCGGTGCCTGGT CATGTGGTTGTCTGTCCAAAGCGCGAAGCGAAGCGTGTGGCTGATCTCACGGCTGAAGAGAATATTGATTTGTGGACCATAGCACAGAAACTTGGTAGGCAGCTTGAGAGCTACCATGAGGCATCATCACTTACATTCTGTATCCAA GATGGACCTCAAGCAGGGCAATCTGTACCTCATGTTCATATCCATCTCCTTCCCAGGAAAAGTGGTGATTATGAGAACAATGATGACATTTATGATGAT ATAAATGAAAAGGAGAAGGAATTGAAACGAAAGCTTGAGGTGGATATAGAGAGGAAAGATAGGAGCCTTGAAGAGATGGCTCAAGAGGCTGATGAATACAGAAAATTTGTCTTTTGA